From the genome of Gorilla gorilla gorilla isolate KB3781 chromosome 4, NHGRI_mGorGor1-v2.1_pri, whole genome shotgun sequence, one region includes:
- the LOX gene encoding protein-lysine 6-oxidase, protein MRFAWTVLLLGPLQLCALVHCAPPAAGQQQPPREPPAAPGAWRQQIQWENNGQVFSLLSLGSQYQPQRRRDPGAAVPGAANASAQQPRTPILLIRDNRTAAARARTAGSSGVTAGRPRPTARHWFQAGYSTSRAREAGASRAENQTAPGDVPALSNLQPPSRVDGMVGDDPYNPYKYSDDNPYYNYYDTYERPRPGGRYRPGYGTGYFQYGLPDLVADPYYIQASTYVQKMSMYNLRCAAEENCLASTAYRADVRDYDHRVLLRFPQRVKNQGTSDFLPSRPRYSWEWHSCHQHYHSMDEFSHYDLLDANTQRRVAEGHKASFCLEDTSCDYGYHRRFACTAHTQGLSPGCYDTYGADIDCQWIDITDVKPGNYILKVSVNPSYLVPESDYTNNVVRCDIRYTGHHAYASGCTISPY, encoded by the exons ATGCGCTTCGCCTGGACCGTGCTCCTGCTCGGGCCTTTGCAGCTCTGCGCGCTAGTGCACTGCGCCCCTCCCGCCGCCGGCCAACAGCAGCCCCCGCGCGAGCCGCCGGCGGCTCCGGGCGCCTGGCGCCAGCAGATCCAATGGGAGAACAACGGGCAGGTGTTCAGCTTGCTGAGCCTGGGCTCACAGTACCAGCCTCAGCGCCGCCGGGACCCCGGCGCCGCCGTCCCTGGTGCAGCCAACGCCTCCGCCCAGCAGCCCCGCACTCCGATCCTGCTGATCCGCGACAACCGCACCGCCGCGGCGCGAGCGCGGACGGCCGGCTCATCTGGAGTCACCGCTGGCCGCCCCAGGCCCACCGCCCGTCACTGGTTCCAAGCTGGCTACTCGACATCTAGAGCCCGCGAAGCTGGCGCCTCGCGCGCGGAGAACCAGACAGCGCCGGGAGATGTTCCTGCGCTCAGTAACCTGCAGCCGCCCAGCCGCGTGGACGGCATGGTGGGCGACGACCCATACAACCCCTACAAGTACTCTGACGACAACCCTTATTACAACTACTACGATACTTATGAAAGGCCCAGACCTGGGGGCAGGTACCGGCCCGGATACGGCACTGGCTACTTCCAGTACG GTCTCCCAGACCTGGTGGCCGACCCCTACTACATCCAGGCGTCCACGTACGTGCAGAAGATGTCCATGTACAACCTGAGATGCGCGGCGGAGGAAAACTGTCTGGCCAG TACAGCATACAGGGCAGATGTCAGAGATTATGATCACAGGGTGCTGCTCAGATTTCCCCAAAGAGTGAAAAACCAAGGGACATCAGATTTCTTACCCAGCCGACCAAGATATTCCTGGGAATGGCACAGTTGTCATCA ACATTACCACAGTATGGATGAGTTTAGCCACTATGACCTGCTTGATGCCAACACCCAGAGGAGAGTGGCTGAAGGCCACAAAGCAAGTTTCTGTCTTGAAGACACATCCTGTGACTATGGCTACCACAGGCGATTTGCATGTACTGCACACACACAG ggaTTGAGTCCTGGCTGTTATGATACCTACGGTGCAGACATAGACTGCCAGTGGATTGATATTACAGATGTAAAACCTGGAAACTATATCCTAAAG